A genomic segment from Flavobacterium sp. 9R encodes:
- a CDS encoding TerB family tellurite resistance protein — translation MSISDLFDNEFKSRNKGHFSAIVRVALADGNATPEEQAFLDKLASRLEISAEEYREILKNPLNYDINPPYLYVERLERLYDLGRMVHVDHHLGDKQERLLMRFGLALGFTPGNVGYIVNKALTLLDKKVDLDTFIFEMKNMNK, via the coding sequence ATGTCAATTTCTGATTTATTTGATAACGAATTCAAAAGTCGCAACAAAGGTCATTTTTCAGCTATTGTTCGTGTAGCTTTAGCAGACGGAAATGCAACCCCTGAAGAACAAGCTTTTTTGGACAAACTGGCTTCTCGCTTGGAAATTTCTGCCGAGGAATACCGCGAAATTTTAAAAAACCCATTGAACTATGACATTAATCCTCCCTATTTGTATGTGGAGCGTTTAGAAAGATTGTATGATTTGGGTCGAATGGTTCACGTTGACCATCATTTAGGTGATAAACAAGAACGACTATTGATGCGTTTTGGTTTGGCGCTAGGCTTTACTCCAGGAAATGTAGGTTATATTGTCAACAAAGCTTTGACGCTCCTTGACAAAAAAGTAGACTTAGATACTTTTATCTTTGAAATGAAGAATATGAATAAATAG
- a CDS encoding S41 family peptidase has protein sequence MKFENKYLPILLSATLALGVGIGGWLNVSRDPGLVASNASKSKLNSLIDFINNEYVDDVNTDSIVNLTVDNILAKLDPHSVYIPPSVQTQVAESMKGDFVGIGINFYMYKDTVAVIKPVVNGPSAKAGIQAGDRLLYAGKTKLFGRHLPSDSLFAKLKGAVGSDIEVTVYRKTTRQKLKFKIKRAVIPLKSVDVSLMLNPTVGYIKINRFSETTFAEFNSGLAQLKKHGAQTLVLDLRDNGGGYMEEAIAIADHFLKDNDLIVFTKSKSGTIEKTFATEKGNFESGRLFVLINENSASASEILAGAIQDNDRGTIVGRRSFGKGLVQREMDFKDGSAVRLTVARYYTPSGRSIQKPYAKGNADYFKESEHRFLNGELYHKDSIKVADTLKFKTKKGKLVYGGGGIVPDVFVPISSEKGEESASLLEQSGMVGHFVFEELDRNRKAFKGLSFQEFQSKYNSDNYFDLFQKYLDKNGLILQLEKSRGAINQYIIAEFARQLYGEDYFYQIVLKQDEMVKKVLSKKGL, from the coding sequence ATGAAATTCGAAAACAAATATTTGCCCATACTTTTGAGTGCTACTTTAGCGCTTGGCGTAGGTATTGGCGGATGGTTGAATGTTTCGAGAGACCCTGGTTTGGTAGCTTCTAATGCTTCCAAATCAAAGTTGAATTCCTTGATTGATTTTATTAATAATGAATATGTAGACGATGTCAATACAGATTCTATTGTGAATTTGACAGTAGATAATATTTTGGCAAAGTTAGACCCTCATTCTGTGTATATTCCGCCAAGCGTACAAACACAGGTTGCTGAGAGTATGAAAGGTGATTTTGTAGGTATTGGAATCAATTTTTACATGTACAAAGATACTGTTGCGGTCATAAAGCCTGTTGTTAATGGACCTTCGGCAAAAGCAGGAATACAAGCAGGTGATAGATTACTATACGCAGGAAAAACCAAATTATTCGGGCGCCATTTGCCTAGTGATAGTCTTTTTGCAAAACTAAAAGGTGCCGTTGGTTCTGATATAGAAGTGACCGTTTACCGAAAAACTACACGTCAGAAGCTGAAATTCAAAATAAAAAGAGCGGTAATTCCACTGAAAAGTGTTGACGTGTCTTTGATGTTGAATCCTACGGTGGGTTATATCAAAATTAACCGTTTTTCTGAAACTACTTTTGCTGAATTTAATTCGGGATTGGCGCAGTTGAAAAAGCATGGTGCGCAAACCTTGGTCTTGGATTTGCGTGACAATGGTGGAGGTTATATGGAAGAAGCCATTGCGATAGCTGACCATTTTTTAAAAGATAATGACTTGATTGTTTTTACCAAAAGTAAAAGTGGAACAATAGAAAAAACCTTCGCTACGGAAAAAGGGAATTTTGAATCGGGCAGATTATTCGTTTTAATCAACGAAAATAGTGCTTCTGCAAGTGAAATTCTGGCTGGAGCGATACAAGACAACGATAGAGGAACCATAGTCGGGCGTCGTTCTTTTGGTAAAGGACTGGTGCAACGCGAAATGGATTTTAAAGACGGTTCTGCCGTGCGTTTGACCGTGGCAAGGTACTATACTCCTTCAGGACGTTCTATTCAAAAGCCTTATGCTAAAGGCAATGCCGATTATTTTAAAGAATCGGAACATCGTTTTTTGAATGGCGAATTGTACCACAAAGACAGTATTAAGGTAGCTGATACTTTGAAGTTCAAAACTAAAAAAGGGAAACTAGTCTATGGAGGCGGCGGAATCGTTCCTGATGTTTTTGTGCCAATTAGTTCCGAAAAAGGTGAGGAAAGTGCTTCTTTACTAGAACAATCGGGTATGGTGGGGCATTTTGTATTTGAAGAATTAGACCGAAATCGAAAAGCATTCAAAGGGTTAAGTTTTCAGGAGTTTCAGTCAAAATACAATTCTGATAACTATTTTGATTTGTTTCAAAAATATCTCGATAAAAATGGTTTGATATTACAATTAGAAAAGAGTAGGGGAGCAATTAATCAGTATATAATTGCCGAATTTGCTAGACAGTTATATGGTGAAGACTATTTTTATCAAATTGTTTTAAAACAAGATGAAATGGTAAAAAAAGTCTTGTCTAAAAAAGGTCTTTAG
- a CDS encoding dCMP deaminase family protein, producing MNEIKLNKYDKAYLRIAREWSLLSYCKRKQVGAIIVKDRMIISDGYNGTPSGFDNCCEDAEGLTRWDVLHAEANAILKVARSTQSCEGATLYITLSPCKECSKLIHQSGIKRVVYQNGYRDDSGIQFLIKAGVEVIHIPNLDD from the coding sequence ATGAACGAAATAAAACTAAATAAATACGACAAAGCCTACTTGCGAATTGCGAGAGAATGGAGTTTGTTGTCGTATTGCAAACGCAAGCAAGTAGGAGCCATCATTGTAAAAGACCGAATGATTATTTCGGATGGTTACAATGGAACGCCTTCAGGATTTGATAATTGTTGCGAAGATGCCGAAGGATTGACGCGTTGGGATGTATTGCACGCCGAAGCGAATGCTATTCTCAAAGTAGCTCGGTCGACACAATCTTGTGAAGGAGCCACCTTGTACATCACACTTTCTCCCTGCAAAGAATGCAGTAAGTTGATTCACCAATCCGGAATTAAGAGAGTGGTGTACCAAAACGGATATCGTGATGATTCTGGAATACAATTTTTAATCAAAGCAGGCGTTGAGGTAATTCACATTCCCAATTTAGACGACTAA
- a CDS encoding aspartate kinase, producing MRVFKFGGASVKDAEGIKNVHHVLKTVGYEDVLLVVSAMGKTTNALEEVIKNYFDKSAELNSSVQEVKKYHNQIVLDLFEDESHPVFEAVNAQFADLEYFLAHNKSPNYNFVYDQIVSFGELISTTILSHFMSFMGIETQWVDVRNLVKTNSNYRDAEVDWDQTKKNITKTIKSKSLNITQGFLGSDENNFTTTLGREGSDYTAAIFAYCLNAESVTIWKDVPGVMNADPRYFENASLLNQISYREAIELAFYGATVIHPKTLQPLQKKEIPLFVKSFVNPLLKGTAVAKGPDLEPKMPCFIVKRNQLMISLSSIDFSFIMEENISEIFALFHKYKIKVNLIQNSAISFSVCVEDKFGNFGELNAKLSKKFKVEFNEDVTLYTIRHFNDQAAKLVEENKIVLLKQVSRETMQIITKETL from the coding sequence ATGAGAGTATTTAAATTTGGAGGTGCATCTGTTAAAGATGCCGAAGGAATAAAAAATGTACACCACGTATTGAAAACCGTTGGGTATGAAGATGTATTATTAGTGGTTTCTGCAATGGGAAAAACCACCAATGCTTTAGAAGAAGTCATCAAGAACTATTTTGATAAATCAGCTGAATTGAATTCTTCAGTACAAGAAGTAAAAAAGTACCATAACCAAATTGTTTTGGATTTGTTCGAAGATGAAAGTCATCCCGTTTTTGAAGCGGTAAATGCTCAGTTTGCCGACTTAGAATATTTCTTAGCACACAACAAATCGCCGAATTACAATTTTGTGTACGATCAAATCGTGAGTTTTGGAGAATTGATTTCGACTACTATTTTGAGTCATTTTATGAGCTTTATGGGCATAGAAACGCAATGGGTAGATGTACGCAATTTGGTAAAAACCAACTCCAACTATCGTGATGCCGAAGTAGATTGGGATCAAACTAAAAAGAACATTACCAAAACTATTAAATCAAAAAGCCTAAACATCACTCAGGGATTTTTGGGATCGGATGAAAATAACTTTACGACCACTTTAGGAAGAGAAGGATCGGATTATACTGCGGCTATTTTTGCCTATTGCTTGAACGCCGAAAGCGTAACGATTTGGAAAGACGTTCCTGGCGTAATGAATGCCGACCCAAGGTATTTTGAAAATGCAAGTTTGTTGAATCAGATTTCGTATCGTGAAGCGATTGAATTAGCTTTTTACGGCGCCACGGTAATTCACCCAAAAACCTTACAACCTTTACAGAAAAAGGAAATTCCTTTGTTCGTAAAATCATTTGTAAACCCATTATTAAAAGGAACCGCTGTTGCAAAAGGTCCCGACTTGGAGCCTAAAATGCCTTGTTTTATCGTAAAACGCAATCAGTTGATGATTTCACTTTCGTCTATTGATTTTTCTTTCATTATGGAGGAAAACATTAGTGAAATCTTTGCTTTGTTCCATAAGTACAAAATCAAAGTGAACTTGATTCAAAACTCGGCGATTAGTTTCTCGGTTTGCGTGGAAGACAAATTCGGGAATTTCGGGGAATTGAATGCTAAACTCTCTAAGAAATTCAAAGTAGAGTTTAACGAAGATGTGACCTTGTACACCATTCGTCATTTTAACGACCAAGCCGCTAAATTGGTAGAAGAAAATAAGATTGTCTTGCTCAAACAAGTCAGTCGTGAAACGATGCAAATCATCACCAAAGAGACTTTATAA
- a CDS encoding single-stranded DNA-binding protein has product MNGTLNKVMLIGHLGDDIKMHYFEGGNCIGRFQLATNEVYINKSTNEKITSTEWHNLVVRNKAAEICEKYLSKGDKIYVEGRIKSRQWQAEDGTMKSTTEIQVTEFTFLTTKKDHENKSNPTQESPKNTNFDASNGGLPINDLPF; this is encoded by the coding sequence ATGAACGGAACATTAAATAAAGTGATGCTGATAGGACATCTTGGCGACGACATTAAGATGCATTATTTTGAAGGAGGCAACTGCATTGGCCGCTTTCAATTAGCAACCAATGAAGTATATATTAATAAATCGACCAATGAAAAAATTACTTCTACCGAATGGCACAATTTGGTAGTAAGAAACAAAGCCGCCGAAATATGCGAAAAATACCTCTCGAAAGGCGATAAAATATATGTAGAAGGACGCATTAAATCCAGACAATGGCAAGCCGAAGACGGTACTATGAAATCAACAACTGAAATTCAGGTAACCGAATTTACTTTTTTGACCACAAAAAAGGACCATGAGAACAAAAGCAATCCTACTCAAGAATCACCAAAAAATACTAACTTTGACGCCTCAAATGGCGGTTTGCCAATAAACGATTTGCCATTTTAA
- a CDS encoding CPBP family glutamic-type intramembrane protease, with protein MFFNLFTVFNPSEESYESYDWKAKIKNLLLSYCYMYLAIILSAIFLLRPLDYLVTDILGFPSIMEAIGKSSDRIATISFWFVVIIIPIIEEILFRLFLNFKKKEICLSVFFMLLLALGIRVTSDALFLLSTWVKVGISLSVVVVLYFFVIDNIKFSIRLQRSLTIVSIITFGLMHIDNLEKIYYSLLLIYPFFVLPQMLIGYFATNLRLKQGFVWGLLLHSMTNLTFFLLHKI; from the coding sequence ATGTTTTTCAATTTATTTACTGTTTTTAATCCTTCTGAAGAAAGTTACGAGTCTTATGATTGGAAGGCAAAAATCAAAAACCTTTTGTTGTCTTATTGCTATATGTATTTAGCAATCATACTAAGTGCTATTTTTTTGCTAAGACCACTAGACTATTTAGTTACCGACATATTGGGTTTTCCCTCTATAATGGAGGCAATAGGAAAATCTAGTGATAGGATTGCTACTATTTCTTTTTGGTTTGTTGTCATAATAATACCAATAATCGAAGAGATTTTATTTCGCCTTTTTTTGAATTTCAAGAAAAAGGAAATTTGCCTTAGTGTATTTTTTATGTTGCTGTTGGCATTAGGAATTCGGGTTACTAGTGATGCGTTGTTTTTGCTTTCTACTTGGGTAAAGGTTGGAATTTCGCTTTCGGTTGTTGTAGTGCTGTATTTTTTTGTAATTGACAACATCAAGTTTTCAATTCGTTTACAAAGAAGCCTAACGATAGTTTCAATAATAACATTTGGTCTGATGCATATTGATAACTTAGAAAAGATATATTATTCTTTACTATTGATTTACCCATTCTTTGTTCTTCCACAAATGTTGATTGGTTATTTTGCTACTAATTTGAGATTGAAACAAGGTTTTGTATGGGGATTACTGCTGCATAGTATGACTAATTTGACTTTTTTTCTGCTGCATAAAATATAA
- a CDS encoding HupE/UreJ family protein — MSEFWIYFQIGLRHVLDIHAYDHVLFLIALAVPYSFNDWKRILLLVTLFTLGHTMALFLSVYGIVAIKVNVVELLIPITILITALFNLFTAGKSSKKESINLVFFITLFFGIIHGLGFSNYFKTILGGTANSKLLPLCEFALGIEAAQIAVVFVVLVLSYIVQTVFRFSKRDWTLVMSSFIIGVVLPMIIESEFWLR; from the coding sequence ATGTCAGAATTTTGGATTTATTTTCAAATCGGTTTACGTCACGTTTTAGATATTCATGCTTATGACCATGTTTTATTTTTAATCGCTTTAGCAGTTCCTTATTCGTTTAACGATTGGAAGCGCATCTTGTTATTAGTTACCTTATTCACACTGGGGCATACTATGGCATTATTCCTATCTGTTTATGGTATTGTTGCCATAAAAGTAAATGTAGTCGAGTTGTTGATTCCTATTACGATTTTGATTACCGCTTTGTTTAATTTGTTTACCGCTGGGAAGTCCAGCAAAAAAGAGAGTATTAATTTGGTGTTTTTTATCACTTTGTTCTTTGGAATCATTCACGGTTTAGGATTCTCTAACTATTTCAAAACCATATTAGGCGGAACAGCCAATTCCAAATTATTACCGCTGTGCGAGTTCGCTTTAGGAATAGAAGCGGCACAAATTGCGGTAGTTTTTGTAGTTTTGGTACTGTCTTATATTGTACAAACAGTATTTAGATTCTCCAAAAGAGATTGGACTTTGGTCATGTCTTCTTTTATAATCGGTGTAGTGCTTCCAATGATTATTGAAAGTGAATTTTGGTTACGATAA
- a CDS encoding GNAT family N-acetyltransferase has protein sequence MIIRKGTATDMKGVLALIKELAIFEKEPEAVVITEEDLIRDGFGENPLFSVFVAEKEQEIVGIALYYYRYSTWKGKTIHLEDLVVKESMRGTGLGSALYSAIIEQGKIDGVRRIEWNVLDWNTPAITFYENSGAKVLDDWRVVQMDQNGIDAFLEKNK, from the coding sequence ATGATAATACGAAAAGGTACCGCTACGGATATGAAGGGTGTTTTGGCACTCATCAAAGAACTTGCTATCTTTGAAAAAGAGCCTGAAGCTGTTGTAATTACCGAAGAGGATTTGATCAGAGACGGTTTTGGTGAAAATCCTTTGTTCTCTGTCTTTGTAGCCGAAAAAGAACAAGAGATTGTTGGGATCGCTTTGTATTATTATCGCTATTCTACTTGGAAAGGGAAAACGATTCATTTAGAAGATTTGGTGGTCAAAGAAAGTATGCGTGGGACTGGTCTTGGTTCTGCATTGTACTCTGCCATAATCGAGCAAGGTAAAATCGATGGCGTGAGAAGAATTGAATGGAATGTATTGGATTGGAACACGCCTGCCATTACTTTCTATGAAAATTCAGGTGCCAAAGTATTGGACGATTGGAGAGTGGTACAAATGGATCAGAACGGAATTGATGCATTTTTAGAAAAAAATAAATAA
- the mutY gene encoding A/G-specific adenine glycosylase — translation MNFTNLLIEWYLQNKRDLPWRNTTNPYPIWLSEIILQQTRVAQGTPYFYAFLESFPTVKELARADEQQVLKLWQGLGYYSRARNLHQTAQYIANELDGVFPNSYAGLIQLKGIGEYTAAAIASFAYNEPVPVVDGNVFRVVSRYFGIESDISAGKTKKEFTALAAELLSKEQPALFNQAIMEFGAMHCTPKNPDCENCIFNSSCVALQKGLVGQLPFKSKKIKIRKRYFNYIVLQDKKGNTKIQQRTDKGIWHNLYEFPLFETTQEEGFETIAPLIKSDADFGDSVVSIQEANPISLIHKLSHQHLYIKFWKVTINNTLADGVNPEQLRTFPFPIVIHNFIEEDATKKF, via the coding sequence ATGAATTTTACTAACTTACTAATTGAGTGGTATTTACAAAATAAACGTGATTTACCATGGCGAAATACTACAAATCCTTACCCAATTTGGCTCTCAGAAATCATTCTTCAGCAGACTCGTGTGGCGCAAGGAACACCTTATTTTTATGCGTTTTTAGAATCTTTTCCTACAGTAAAAGAATTAGCAAGGGCAGACGAACAACAAGTGCTTAAACTTTGGCAAGGATTAGGGTATTATTCGCGTGCTCGTAACTTACATCAAACCGCACAATACATAGCAAATGAATTGGACGGCGTTTTTCCAAACTCATATGCTGGTCTTATTCAATTAAAAGGTATTGGCGAATATACTGCAGCCGCCATTGCTTCATTTGCTTATAATGAACCTGTACCTGTAGTAGATGGAAATGTGTTTCGTGTAGTATCCCGTTACTTCGGAATCGAATCTGATATAAGCGCTGGAAAAACCAAAAAAGAATTTACTGCTTTGGCTGCCGAATTATTGTCCAAAGAACAGCCTGCACTTTTCAATCAAGCCATTATGGAGTTTGGAGCAATGCATTGCACTCCTAAAAATCCAGATTGCGAAAATTGTATTTTCAATTCTAGTTGCGTTGCCTTGCAAAAAGGACTCGTTGGACAATTGCCTTTCAAATCAAAAAAAATAAAAATCAGAAAACGATACTTTAATTATATAGTACTACAAGACAAAAAAGGCAATACCAAAATACAACAAAGAACAGACAAAGGCATTTGGCACAATCTTTATGAATTCCCATTATTTGAAACCACACAAGAAGAGGGATTTGAAACCATAGCGCCATTAATTAAAAGCGATGCAGATTTTGGGGATTCAGTTGTAAGTATTCAAGAAGCGAATCCCATAAGTTTGATTCATAAATTATCGCATCAGCATTTGTATATCAAGTTTTGGAAAGTAACCATAAACAATACATTGGCCGACGGAGTAAATCCCGAACAATTGAGAACCTTTCCTTTTCCAATAGTGATACATAATTTCATCGAAGAAGATGCTACAAAAAAGTTTTAA
- the fbp gene encoding class 1 fructose-bisphosphatase, whose protein sequence is MEERNKTLGEFIIEKQNQFQYSSGELSRIINSIRLAAKVVNYKVNKAGLVDIIGAAGEQNIQGEDQQKLDVYANEVFIQTLINREIVCGIASEENDDFITVEGSDSSHNNKYVVLMDPLDGSSNIDVNVSVGTIFSVYRRVTPIGTPVTIEDFLQPGINQVAAGYVIYGTSTMLVYTTGHGVNGFTLNPAIGTFYLSHPNMQYPKDGTIYSINEGNYVHFPQGVKDYIKYCQLEEGDRPYTSRYIGSLVSDFHRNMIKGGIYLYPTSSKAPNGKLRLLYECNPMAFLAEQAGAKASDGFGRIMEIQPTELHQRVPFFCGSYNMVEKAEEFMAKAKNK, encoded by the coding sequence ATGGAAGAACGCAACAAAACCTTAGGTGAATTTATCATCGAAAAACAAAACCAATTTCAATACTCCTCGGGAGAGTTATCCCGAATCATCAACTCCATTCGCTTGGCGGCCAAAGTTGTAAATTACAAAGTGAACAAAGCCGGTCTAGTCGACATTATTGGAGCTGCTGGAGAACAAAACATTCAAGGCGAAGACCAACAAAAATTAGACGTCTATGCCAACGAAGTATTTATTCAAACCCTAATCAATCGAGAGATTGTATGCGGTATCGCCTCCGAAGAAAACGACGATTTCATCACCGTCGAAGGTTCGGACAGCAGTCACAACAACAAATATGTTGTATTGATGGATCCTCTTGATGGATCTTCTAATATTGATGTAAACGTGTCGGTAGGAACTATTTTCTCCGTGTATCGTCGCGTTACGCCAATAGGAACTCCAGTAACTATCGAGGATTTCTTGCAACCAGGTATCAACCAAGTGGCGGCAGGTTATGTAATTTATGGTACCTCGACAATGTTGGTGTACACTACGGGGCACGGAGTAAACGGCTTTACGCTAAACCCAGCTATCGGTACATTCTATCTGTCGCACCCTAATATGCAATATCCAAAAGACGGAACCATTTATTCTATCAACGAAGGGAATTACGTGCATTTCCCGCAAGGAGTCAAAGATTATATCAAATATTGCCAGCTCGAAGAAGGCGATCGTCCCTACACTTCGCGCTATATCGGAAGCTTGGTATCCGATTTTCACCGTAATATGATCAAAGGTGGGATTTATTTGTACCCTACGAGTTCTAAAGCGCCCAACGGAAAATTGCGTTTGTTGTACGAATGCAATCCTATGGCTTTCCTTGCTGAGCAAGCTGGTGCCAAAGCATCGGACGGTTTTGGTCGCATTATGGAAATTCAACCTACAGAGTTGCACCAACGCGTACCCTTCTTTTGCGGTAGCTACAATATGGTCGAAAAAGCCGAAGAATTTATGGCAAAAGCAAAAAATAAGTAG
- a CDS encoding DUF2200 domain-containing protein, which yields MAHPKNYERVFAMTFASVYPHYLAKVLKKNHTQEELDTIICWLTRYTPQALQHQMETKVDFETFFAQAPQLHPNASQITGVICGYRVEDIEHPLMQKIRYLDKLVDELANGKAMEKILRS from the coding sequence ATGGCACATCCTAAAAATTATGAACGCGTTTTTGCAATGACTTTTGCGAGTGTTTATCCGCATTATTTAGCCAAAGTCCTCAAAAAAAATCACACCCAAGAAGAACTTGATACCATTATTTGTTGGCTAACAAGGTATACACCACAAGCCTTGCAGCATCAAATGGAAACGAAAGTAGATTTTGAAACTTTTTTTGCCCAAGCACCTCAATTGCACCCGAACGCTAGCCAAATTACTGGAGTGATTTGTGGCTATCGTGTTGAAGACATCGAACACCCGTTGATGCAGAAAATTCGCTATTTAGATAAATTGGTCGATGAGTTGGCCAATGGAAAAGCTATGGAGAAGATTTTGAGGAGTTAG
- a CDS encoding HU family DNA-binding protein — MTKADIVAKISEKLGLEKGDVQATVETFMNEVKTSLETGDNVYLRGFGSFIVKTRAEKTGRNISKNTTIKIPAHNIPAFKPAKVFVEGVKTNNEAK, encoded by the coding sequence ATGACGAAAGCAGATATCGTAGCGAAGATTTCAGAAAAATTAGGTCTTGAAAAAGGAGATGTTCAAGCAACAGTTGAGACTTTTATGAATGAAGTTAAAACTTCATTAGAAACTGGAGACAATGTGTATCTAAGAGGTTTCGGAAGCTTTATCGTTAAAACTAGAGCTGAAAAAACAGGAAGAAATATTTCTAAAAATACCACTATTAAAATTCCAGCTCACAACATTCCAGCTTTTAAACCAGCTAAGGTGTTTGTAGAAGGTGTGAAAACAAATAACGAAGCAAAATAA
- the gldD gene encoding gliding motility lipoprotein GldD, with amino-acid sequence MKKKVSLFIVLTIGLFSAVGCKDDVLPKPAGYLRLDYPEARYVDYGNQCPFTFEINDKAIIKGKNDCSLTITYPKMKATIYLTYKPVANNINQLLRDAQKLTFKHVIKADDIIEQPYLNPEKKVYGMFYQVDGNAATNSQFYATDSTRHFVTASVYFYAKPNFDSIMPAASYIKNDMQHIIETLKWK; translated from the coding sequence ATGAAAAAAAAAGTTAGTTTATTCATAGTACTCACTATAGGTTTATTTTCTGCCGTAGGGTGCAAAGACGATGTTTTACCCAAACCTGCAGGCTACTTGCGATTGGATTACCCAGAAGCAAGATATGTTGATTACGGCAACCAATGCCCATTTACATTCGAAATAAATGACAAAGCAATTATAAAAGGAAAAAACGATTGTAGCTTAACCATTACCTACCCAAAAATGAAAGCAACAATTTATTTGACCTACAAGCCCGTAGCTAACAATATCAACCAATTGCTACGCGATGCCCAAAAACTAACCTTTAAGCACGTAATAAAAGCCGACGATATTATAGAACAACCCTATTTAAATCCTGAAAAAAAAGTTTACGGTATGTTTTATCAAGTAGATGGTAATGCGGCAACCAATTCGCAGTTTTACGCCACCGATAGCACTCGCCATTTTGTGACGGCCTCTGTATATTTCTACGCAAAACCCAATTTCGACTCTATTATGCCAGCGGCTAGCTACATCAAAAATGACATGCAGCACATCATAGAAACCTTAAAGTGGAAGTAA